A part of Clostridium novyi genomic DNA contains:
- a CDS encoding DAK2 domain-containing protein, with protein MERLKIDGVNLRNMVINASNNLQEKKEFVNSLNVFPVPDGDTGTNMSMTFKSAVSEVENLKSNSISDVAKQVSRGALMGARGNSGVILSQIFRGIAKGLEGKDEVNALEFAKSLEEGAKYAYKAVMRPTEGTILTIIRAAGESATNANESDIIKLLEKVCKHTENVLNQTPDMLPALKEAKVVDAGGMGLFIILQGMYSALKDNIEANIVEEVNKTVKKPTTSAQATINPEDIKFGYCTEFFVNTNDAQIKAEDLKSVLSPVGDSMIVIGVDDIIKVHIHTNDPGFVLSNALKLGELSKIKIDNMREEHRQILDLEYATTEAEEESYDEINEETKEYGFVSVTMGNGLKRIFEDLGVDSVIEGGQTMNPSTQDIIERINKINAKNIFILPNNKNIIMAAEQACELSDKNVVVIPTKTIPQGITAITVFDANSSLEENIDSMKESIENVNTASVTYAVRDTEIDGKLIKEGNILGLIENKINEVGQDIYDVCHKLIDNMVDEDSELITVFYGKDCDEEKAQQFAEEIEQKYSDIDVQFYSGEQPLYYFIVAVE; from the coding sequence TTGGAACGTTTGAAAATAGATGGAGTTAATTTACGCAATATGGTAATTAATGCGTCAAATAACCTTCAAGAAAAAAAAGAATTTGTAAATTCTTTAAATGTATTTCCAGTGCCAGATGGTGATACAGGAACTAATATGTCAATGACCTTTAAAAGTGCTGTGTCAGAAGTAGAAAATTTAAAGAGTAATTCTATTTCTGATGTTGCAAAACAAGTATCAAGGGGAGCACTTATGGGTGCTAGAGGTAACTCGGGAGTTATTTTATCTCAAATTTTTAGAGGAATAGCAAAAGGACTTGAAGGAAAAGATGAAGTGAATGCTTTAGAATTTGCAAAAAGTCTTGAAGAAGGTGCTAAATATGCATATAAGGCAGTAATGCGTCCTACAGAAGGAACAATATTGACAATTATAAGAGCTGCTGGAGAAAGTGCAACAAATGCTAATGAAAGTGACATAATTAAGCTTTTAGAAAAGGTATGTAAACATACTGAAAATGTACTTAATCAGACACCTGATATGCTTCCAGCATTAAAAGAAGCAAAGGTTGTTGATGCTGGTGGAATGGGATTATTTATAATACTACAAGGAATGTATAGTGCATTAAAGGATAATATTGAAGCTAACATAGTAGAAGAAGTAAATAAAACTGTTAAAAAGCCAACTACATCAGCCCAAGCAACTATAAATCCTGAAGACATTAAATTTGGATATTGTACAGAATTCTTTGTTAATACAAATGATGCTCAAATTAAGGCGGAAGACTTAAAATCAGTATTGTCACCTGTAGGAGATTCAATGATAGTTATAGGCGTTGATGATATTATAAAAGTTCATATTCATACAAATGATCCTGGATTTGTATTATCTAATGCCTTGAAGTTAGGAGAATTATCTAAAATTAAGATAGATAATATGAGAGAAGAACATAGACAAATACTAGACTTAGAATATGCAACTACAGAAGCTGAAGAAGAGTCTTATGATGAAATAAATGAAGAAACTAAAGAATATGGTTTTGTTTCTGTAACTATGGGAAATGGATTAAAACGTATTTTTGAGGATCTTGGAGTGGATTCTGTTATAGAGGGCGGTCAAACTATGAATCCTAGTACACAGGACATCATAGAGCGTATAAATAAGATAAATGCTAAAAATATATTTATATTACCAAATAATAAAAATATAATTATGGCAGCAGAACAAGCGTGTGAATTATCAGATAAAAATGTAGTGGTTATACCAACAAAAACCATACCGCAGGGAATAACAGCCATAACTGTATTTGATGCTAATAGTAGCTTAGAAGAAAATATAGATTCTATGAAAGAATCTATAGAAAATGTAAATACTGCTTCTGTTACTTATGCAGTTAGAGATACTGAAATTGATGGAAAACTTATAAAAGAAGGTAATATATTAGGATTAATTGAAAATAAAATAAATGAAGTAGGTCAAGATATTTATGATGTATGCCATAAACTCATAGATAATATGGTAGATGAAGATAGCGAACTTATAACTGTTTTTTATGGAAAAGATTGTGATGAAGAAAAAGCTCAACAATTTGCAGAAGAAATTGAACAAAAATATTCAGATATAGATGTTCAATTTTACAGTGGTGAACAACCTTTATATTATTTTATAGTAGCTGTTGAATAA